The sequence GGGCGGACCCGGAATGATGACTCGCTCCTCCGTCACGACCCAATGTGCCGGGACATCGTGCCGCTCTGCCGGCAAGCACTCCACCACCTGGCACTCGAAGGCCAGCCCGATCCGCCGGGCATGAGGGGCGAGCGCCGTGAGGCTCCGGTCGTAATAGCCCGCCCCCTGCCCCAGGCGGTAGCCGCGCAGGTCGAAGGCGAGGCCCGGGAGGAGGACCACCTGGATCGTCCGCCAGTCCACGGCACCGGTCCGGCTCCGGTCGGGCTCCAGGATGCCGAACGCTCCGGGTCTCAGGTCGGCGCCGAGATCCCGCACGGCGGCAGCCCACAACGGGCCTCCCCG comes from Candidatus Methylomirabilis sp. and encodes:
- a CDS encoding 5-formyltetrahydrofolate cyclo-ligase, yielding FLLVRACPSSFPGPLSPLPGPVQTKAELRRRLQAARRAVLPADRAAWSARITERLLALPELQEAERVLFYASLAEEVDTWPLLRAWLERGRLPLLPGVERRGGPLWAAAVRDLGADLRPGAFGILEPDRSRTGAVDWRTIQVVLLPGLAFDLRGYRLGQGAGYYDRSLTALAPHARRIGLAFECQVVECLPAERHDVPAHWVVTEERVIIPGPPGD